A stretch of Anabaena sp. WA102 DNA encodes these proteins:
- a CDS encoding DevA family ABC transporter ATP-binding protein, producing the protein MNNKPIIEIENLEHFFGQGDLNKQILFNINFKVYPGEITIMEGPSGSGKTTLLTLIGGLRSVQTGSLKVLGQELLGSSEQKLMQTRRYIGYIFQSHNLLRFLTAKQNVEMSLELHDNLSRKEIRERSVKMLTDVGLGERIDSYPENLSGGQKQRVAIARALASQPKLVLADEPTASLDKYSGRAVVELMQKLAKHQGCSILIVTHDNRILDIADRIIKMEDGHLSEELVALI; encoded by the coding sequence ATGAATAACAAGCCAATTATTGAGATAGAAAACTTAGAGCATTTTTTTGGACAAGGTGATCTGAATAAACAGATTTTATTTAATATTAATTTTAAAGTTTATCCTGGTGAAATAACTATTATGGAAGGCCCATCTGGCTCTGGAAAAACAACATTATTGACATTAATTGGTGGTCTAAGATCTGTCCAAACTGGAAGTTTGAAAGTTCTTGGTCAAGAGCTTTTGGGATCTAGCGAACAAAAATTGATGCAAACACGTCGCTATATTGGCTATATTTTTCAATCTCATAACTTGCTGAGATTTCTTACAGCAAAACAAAATGTGGAAATGTCACTAGAACTACACGATAACCTAAGCCGTAAGGAAATTCGTGAACGTTCTGTGAAAATGCTAACAGATGTTGGTTTAGGTGAGCGAATTGATTCTTATCCTGAAAATCTTTCAGGAGGACAAAAACAAAGAGTTGCTATTGCACGTGCCTTAGCTTCACAACCTAAGTTAGTTTTAGCTGATGAGCCTACAGCATCTTTAGATAAATATAGCGGTCGTGCTGTTGTCGAACTCATGCAAAAACTAGCCAAACACCAAGGTTGCTCTATTCTTATTGTTACGCATGATAATCGTATTCTTGATATTGCTGACCGCATTATTAAAATGGAAGATGGTCACTTATCTGAAGAGTTAGTAGCATTAATATAA
- a CDS encoding SRPBCC family protein, whose amino-acid sequence MEYKKTTNIDAPVEKVFGFCASPYGFEKHFPHQVRWINKHEEWNIGSIIEFKFRFFFTWMYWKTEITAYEENELFADIMKVGFPYKYFNHYHFFEPVGNQTIYTDQIEFSLGFGNLIDKTVGKMIIVSIFNKRHKNLKKCLCKY is encoded by the coding sequence ATGGAGTACAAAAAAACAACTAACATTGATGCACCTGTGGAAAAAGTCTTTGGCTTTTGTGCATCACCTTACGGCTTTGAAAAACATTTTCCACATCAAGTTCGTTGGATTAATAAACATGAGGAATGGAATATAGGTTCAATTATTGAATTTAAATTTCGGTTTTTCTTTACCTGGATGTATTGGAAAACTGAGATAACAGCTTACGAAGAAAATGAGTTATTTGCTGATATTATGAAAGTAGGATTTCCATATAAATACTTTAATCATTATCATTTTTTTGAACCTGTTGGAAACCAAACTATTTATACAGATCAAATAGAGTTTAGTTTAGGATTTGGTAATTTAATAGATAAAACTGTTGGAAAAATGATCATAGTCTCAATATTTAATAAACGGCATAAAAATTTAAAAAAATGCTTATGCAAATATTAA
- a CDS encoding TetR/AcrR family transcriptional regulator, whose protein sequence is MGRKTNSREQILAAARTVLAEKGYEATSISEIVARAGVTQAAFYLYFPSKSSLITTLTEEMFGKVQASLTQVTQGLTELDAILEASVIAIFPIIEQYSDIMPLIHSGAALIETVDRRENLFAPFKNWMYNLLNQAIANGQVSPGLNSMLAANYVVHLLERAGEDAFIYQKDIPLEIHISSVLCFIQQALGTPKGRINI, encoded by the coding sequence ATGGGGCGTAAAACTAATAGCCGAGAACAAATTCTTGCCGCTGCCCGAACTGTCTTAGCTGAGAAGGGGTACGAAGCCACATCTATTTCTGAAATTGTTGCGCGAGCCGGAGTTACTCAAGCAGCTTTTTACTTGTATTTTCCGTCTAAGTCTTCCTTGATTACTACTCTTACAGAAGAAATGTTTGGGAAAGTACAAGCTTCTCTTACTCAAGTTACTCAAGGATTAACCGAACTAGACGCTATTTTAGAAGCGAGTGTAATAGCTATTTTTCCAATCATTGAGCAATACAGCGATATTATGCCTTTAATTCACAGTGGTGCTGCGTTGATTGAAACGGTAGATAGAAGAGAAAATTTATTTGCTCCTTTTAAAAATTGGATGTACAACTTGCTCAATCAAGCGATCGCTAATGGGCAAGTTTCTCCTGGTTTAAATTCTATGCTTGCTGCTAATTACGTAGTGCATCTATTAGAGCGGGCAGGAGAGGATGCCTTCATTTATCAAAAGGATATTCCTTTAGAAATCCACATTTCTTCAGTTCTTTGCTTCATTCAACAAGCATTAGGAACACCTAAGGGTAGAATTAATATTTAA
- a CDS encoding ABC exporter membrane fusion protein yields MQKLQTQVSILSKLPKWKFITLIVVGSSIAITIPIYYFLNTKTVKEKPLVTSAEPKAITALGRLEPEGEVINISAPNTLEGARVKQLLIKEGDWVKAGQIIAILDRRDRLDAQFKQSQKEVAVAQARLDLVKSGSEEGEITSQKAIVARLEIELFQEGKVQKAKMAGLRTKLLREQDVQQAKLLSLKAELNNAVIECQRYETLFQQGAVPASTLDTKCLASKTSNERFKEAEAAKNQVIETLQEQINETQASRSKSLESLVQQILEAKATLKRIQKVRPEDVKVAQTEVESAIAAAKKAQQELDLAYVRTFKEGKILKLHTYPGEAVDSDGVVELGQTNQMYAVAEVYETNIGKVRIGQKATISSEYGGFTGELQGAVENVGLKIGKRNILDTDPAANVDVRVMEVKIKINPEDSQKVTDLTNLQVKVSIHI; encoded by the coding sequence ATGCAAAAACTCCAAACGCAAGTCAGTATTTTATCTAAACTTCCCAAGTGGAAGTTTATTACCCTGATAGTTGTGGGATCAAGTATAGCAATTACGATTCCCATATACTATTTCTTAAATACTAAAACTGTTAAAGAAAAGCCTTTAGTTACATCTGCCGAACCAAAAGCTATTACAGCATTAGGAAGACTAGAGCCTGAGGGAGAAGTAATTAATATATCTGCTCCTAATACATTAGAAGGAGCTAGAGTTAAACAACTTTTAATCAAAGAAGGAGACTGGGTAAAAGCTGGACAAATTATTGCTATTTTAGATCGTCGCGATCGCTTAGATGCTCAATTCAAACAGTCTCAAAAAGAAGTTGCAGTTGCTCAGGCTCGTTTAGATCTAGTGAAATCTGGATCTGAGGAAGGAGAAATTACATCTCAAAAAGCAATTGTTGCTCGTTTAGAAATAGAGTTGTTTCAAGAAGGCAAAGTTCAAAAAGCTAAGATGGCTGGTTTAAGAACTAAATTGCTCAGAGAGCAAGATGTTCAACAAGCTAAACTTTTGAGCTTAAAAGCAGAATTAAATAATGCCGTAATAGAGTGCCAACGTTATGAAACATTGTTTCAACAAGGTGCAGTACCAGCATCGACTCTTGATACTAAATGTTTAGCCAGTAAAACATCAAACGAGCGTTTTAAAGAAGCGGAAGCGGCTAAAAATCAGGTTATAGAAACTTTACAGGAGCAAATCAACGAGACACAAGCAAGTAGAAGTAAAAGCCTAGAAAGCTTAGTGCAGCAAATTTTAGAAGCTAAAGCTACCTTAAAACGCATTCAAAAAGTGCGTCCAGAAGATGTTAAAGTCGCTCAAACTGAGGTTGAAAGCGCAATAGCAGCAGCAAAAAAAGCACAACAAGAACTTGATTTAGCCTACGTCCGGACTTTTAAAGAAGGTAAAATTCTAAAATTACATACTTATCCTGGTGAAGCAGTTGATTCTGATGGGGTTGTTGAATTAGGACAAACTAATCAGATGTATGCGGTGGCTGAAGTATACGAAACTAATATAGGCAAAGTTCGCATAGGACAAAAAGCAACTATCAGTAGCGAATACGGGGGTTTCACAGGAGAATTACAAGGAGCAGTAGAAAATGTTGGCTTAAAAATTGGTAAAAGAAATATTCTTGATACTGATCCTGCAGCTAATGTAGATGTCAGAGTCATGGAAGTTAAGATTAAAATTAACCCGGAAGATAGTCAAAAAGTTACAGATTTGACTAATTTACAGGTAAAAGTATCAATTCATATCTGA
- a CDS encoding non-ribosomal peptide synthetase, whose protein sequence is MNLNELLFELSERGIKLWAEGEKLHLRAAKEALTPEIRESINEHKAVLLASLNQHNQIKLASSISIPTVPRDKEIPLTFNQEGLWFLDQLAAKSSTYNISAARKIVGNLNLVVLEKCIAEIVKRHEILRTSFRMINGSAIQVINTDVTVLLSVIDLQVLPEKEQLLKVQYLANQEAQQSFDLTTAPLVRFKLLKLGSESYILLLTIHHIISDVWSMGIIIQELATLYKAFIAGQPSPLPKLALQYADYAYWQRQWLTNELLEEQYNYWQKQLAGAPNLLILPTDRPRPSAHTFHGSLLYFQLDKKLTQELKQLSQQTAATLYMTLLTAFMILLSYCSGQKDILVGSPIANRNISDLNLLIGFFVNTLVMRGNLLDNPTIQEMLERVKKVALDAFAHKDLPFGKLVEKLCPERNQSYNPLFQVCFVLQNTPIGKLNLPGLSISSLNLDRDAAMFDLTLSMEETESGLQGYWEYNSDLFDVGTIEQMFRHFEILLKQIVANPQQKIHDITVLSEAEVYQQLISWNLTQASYPEDKTIHQLFEEQASKTPNNIAVVYENQYLTYQELETRANQLAHYLQKQGVETDTLVALCLNRSLDTVVAILGVLKAGGAYLPIDPNYPQERLSFMVEDSQVTHAIATQASIKRLPTQITSSICLDTDNESIAAQPSHPPISKATPSNLAYCIYTSGSTGKPKGALLEHRNVVRLLVNDELQFTFADGDVWTMFHYYGFDFSVWEMYGALLYGGKLIVVPQELTRDPAGFLELIIREKVTVLNQTPTFFYNLMQEILKQPQVDIALRYIIFGGEALHPIQLKAWKQAYPNIKLINMYGITETTVHVTFKEITEREIEENVCNIGIPIPTTTTYIMDSQLRLLPVGVPGEICVGGDGVSRGYLNRDELTATRFVQNPYKPQELIYRSGDLAKLLPNGEMIHLGRMDHQVKIRGFRVELGEIQNHLLKLASVSEAAVVAKKLRSTDDLEILAYIVPTTSGISVTELRNHLTEVLPYFMMPSAFVILDKMPITSNGKVDHNALPVPDMSTFNKGKNFVPPRDFLEMQLVQIWEEILQVHPVGVQDNFFEIGGHSLLAVRLMAHVQDKFGKNLPLSILFQGATIEGLASILRQQEETQQWSPLVKIQTKGSKPPFFCVHPIGGNVLCYASLAHYLGNEQPFYGLQARGLIGKQKPRMTIEEMAADYLEAIRSVQPEGPYYLGGWSFGGIVAFEMAQKLHSWGEQVALLALIDTQAPIVQLLQSEIDDVMIAVLLAKDLGGNFGKTIPICEAKLQQLEPETQINYILEEAKQAAIISPDTNLEQIKQILQVYQANIQAFFKYAPKVYPNRIVLLRASESMSPTQDFLLKRFSEFKQDKLLGWQQFSAIEVHSLTGNHYSILSESHIHNLADKLRFYLN, encoded by the coding sequence ATGAACCTAAATGAACTTTTATTTGAATTATCAGAACGTGGTATTAAGTTGTGGGCTGAAGGTGAAAAACTTCATCTTCGCGCTGCTAAAGAAGCACTAACACCAGAAATTCGTGAATCCATCAATGAACATAAAGCAGTTCTGCTCGCATCATTAAATCAACACAATCAAATCAAACTTGCTTCTTCAATTTCTATTCCCACTGTTCCAAGGGATAAAGAAATCCCTCTAACTTTTAATCAAGAAGGACTATGGTTTTTAGATCAACTAGCAGCTAAAAGTTCAACTTACAACATCTCAGCCGCTCGTAAAATTGTCGGAAATCTTAATTTAGTTGTTTTAGAAAAATGTATAGCTGAAATTGTAAAGCGTCACGAAATTCTCCGTACTAGCTTTAGAATGATAAATGGTTCTGCTATACAGGTAATTAACACCGACGTAACCGTACTTTTGTCAGTGATAGACTTGCAAGTATTACCTGAAAAAGAACAGTTATTAAAAGTGCAATACTTGGCCAATCAAGAAGCACAACAATCATTTGACCTGACAACTGCACCTTTAGTAAGGTTTAAATTACTAAAATTAGGTTCTGAGTCTTATATTTTATTACTAACAATACACCACATCATTTCAGATGTTTGGTCAATGGGAATTATTATTCAAGAGCTAGCCACTCTCTACAAAGCTTTTATAGCTGGGCAACCCTCTCCATTGCCAAAACTAGCACTGCAATATGCTGATTACGCTTACTGGCAACGTCAGTGGTTAACTAATGAATTATTAGAAGAACAATATAACTATTGGCAGAAACAGTTAGCAGGTGCGCCAAATTTGCTGATTTTGCCTACAGATAGACCCCGCCCTTCAGCACATACTTTTCACGGTTCTCTCCTATACTTTCAACTTGATAAAAAATTAACTCAGGAGTTAAAACAGCTAAGTCAACAAACAGCAGCTACATTGTACATGACCTTGTTGACTGCTTTTATGATTTTGCTCTCTTACTGTAGCGGTCAAAAAGATATTCTAGTTGGTTCACCAATTGCTAACCGTAATATCAGCGATCTAAATTTACTAATTGGTTTTTTTGTCAACACTTTGGTAATGCGTGGGAATTTATTGGACAATCCTACAATCCAAGAGATGCTGGAACGGGTCAAAAAGGTTGCTTTAGATGCTTTTGCTCACAAAGACCTACCATTTGGAAAGTTAGTTGAAAAACTCTGCCCTGAAAGAAACCAAAGTTATAATCCTCTGTTTCAGGTTTGTTTTGTTTTGCAAAACACCCCAATAGGTAAGTTAAATCTACCAGGCTTGAGTATATCTTCCTTGAATTTGGATAGGGATGCAGCAATGTTTGACTTAACTCTGTCTATGGAAGAAACAGAGTCAGGATTACAAGGATACTGGGAATACAACAGTGACTTGTTCGATGTTGGGACTATTGAACAAATGTTTCGTCACTTTGAGATACTTCTCAAACAAATAGTTGCTAATCCTCAACAAAAAATTCATGATATAACTGTTTTAAGTGAAGCAGAAGTATATCAGCAACTAATTAGTTGGAACTTGACACAAGCTTCTTATCCTGAAGATAAAACTATTCATCAATTATTTGAGGAACAAGCAAGCAAAACTCCAAATAATATAGCAGTAGTTTATGAAAATCAATATCTAACTTATCAGGAACTGGAAACTCGCGCTAACCAACTGGCACATTACCTTCAAAAACAAGGGGTAGAAACAGATACTTTGGTTGCTCTTTGCCTCAACAGGTCATTAGATACTGTTGTGGCGATATTAGGTGTTCTCAAAGCGGGTGGTGCTTACCTTCCAATAGATCCTAATTATCCTCAAGAGCGGCTTTCTTTCATGGTTGAAGATTCTCAAGTCACCCATGCGATCGCCACTCAAGCTTCAATTAAACGCTTACCAACGCAAATTACATCTTCGATATGCTTAGATACTGATAATGAAAGCATTGCTGCACAACCATCTCATCCCCCTATTAGCAAAGCTACCCCCAGCAATTTAGCTTACTGTATCTACACTTCCGGTTCTACTGGTAAACCAAAAGGAGCTTTGTTAGAACATCGAAATGTGGTTCGACTTTTGGTAAATGATGAGTTGCAATTTACTTTCGCTGACGGCGATGTTTGGACAATGTTCCATTATTATGGCTTTGACTTCTCCGTTTGGGAAATGTATGGTGCATTGCTGTATGGTGGTAAATTAATTGTTGTTCCTCAAGAACTAACTAGAGATCCTGCTGGTTTTTTAGAACTAATTATCCGTGAAAAAGTGACTGTTTTAAATCAAACACCAACTTTCTTTTATAACTTGATGCAAGAAATCCTCAAACAACCACAAGTAGATATTGCATTACGATACATCATCTTTGGTGGTGAAGCACTCCATCCTATTCAACTTAAAGCTTGGAAACAAGCCTATCCCAATATCAAACTGATTAACATGTACGGAATTACAGAAACTACAGTACATGTCACCTTTAAAGAAATTACTGAACGAGAAATAGAGGAAAACGTTTGTAACATTGGTATTCCTATCCCTACCACTACAACATATATTATGGATTCTCAGTTACGCTTGCTTCCTGTGGGTGTACCAGGAGAAATATGTGTTGGTGGAGATGGAGTTAGTCGCGGATATCTCAACAGAGATGAACTAACAGCAACAAGGTTTGTTCAAAACCCTTATAAACCCCAAGAACTCATTTATCGTTCGGGAGACTTAGCAAAACTCTTACCAAATGGCGAGATGATACATTTAGGTAGGATGGATCATCAAGTTAAAATACGTGGTTTTAGGGTGGAATTAGGTGAGATCCAAAATCACTTGCTCAAGCTTGCTAGTGTTAGTGAAGCCGCTGTTGTTGCCAAAAAACTACGTTCGACAGATGATTTAGAAATTTTAGCCTATATCGTACCTACAACTTCTGGCATTAGCGTTACAGAACTACGGAATCACCTAACAGAAGTATTACCATACTTTATGATGCCATCGGCGTTTGTGATCTTGGACAAAATGCCAATCACTTCTAATGGCAAAGTAGATCACAATGCTCTTCCTGTTCCAGATATGTCCACTTTTAACAAGGGTAAGAATTTTGTTCCACCCCGCGATTTTTTAGAAATGCAACTAGTACAAATTTGGGAGGAAATTTTACAGGTTCATCCTGTGGGTGTGCAAGATAATTTCTTTGAAATTGGCGGTCATTCTCTGCTAGCTGTACGGTTGATGGCTCATGTTCAAGATAAATTTGGTAAGAACCTACCTCTTTCCATACTTTTTCAAGGAGCAACTATTGAGGGATTAGCAAGTATTCTCCGTCAACAAGAAGAAACTCAACAGTGGTCTCCCTTAGTCAAAATACAAACTAAAGGTTCAAAGCCACCTTTTTTCTGCGTTCATCCAATTGGTGGTAACGTTTTATGTTACGCTAGCCTGGCACACTATCTAGGTAACGAACAACCTTTCTACGGATTGCAAGCACGAGGTCTTATAGGGAAACAAAAACCTCGTATGACCATCGAAGAGATGGCAGCAGATTATTTAGAAGCTATCCGTAGCGTCCAACCTGAGGGACCTTACTACCTGGGCGGTTGGTCTTTTGGTGGCATAGTAGCATTTGAGATGGCACAAAAATTGCACTCGTGGGGCGAACAAGTAGCCTTACTCGCTTTAATAGATACTCAAGCACCTATAGTTCAATTGCTGCAGTCAGAAATAGATGATGTAATGATTGCTGTGTTACTTGCAAAAGATTTAGGCGGGAACTTCGGTAAAACAATACCCATCTGTGAGGCAAAATTACAACAGCTAGAACCTGAAACACAAATTAATTACATCTTAGAAGAAGCAAAACAAGCCGCAATTATCTCCCCAGATACCAATTTGGAGCAAATTAAACAAATTTTGCAAGTTTATCAAGCAAACATTCAAGCCTTCTTCAAGTATGCTCCCAAAGTTTATCCAAATCGAATTGTTCTTCTACGAGCAAGCGAATCTATGTCTCCAACCCAAGATTTTTTGTTAAAAAGGTTTTCAGAGTTTAAACAAGATAAATTATTAGGATGGCAGCAGTTTTCTGCTATAGAGGTTCATAGCCTTACAGGCAACCATTACTCAATATTGAGCGAATCCCACATCCATAATTTAGCTGACAAACTTAGGTTCTATCTAAATTAG
- a CDS encoding fatty acid desaturase family protein: MLKEDYVLIAKKLAKSGSLRVNNFYGTLTILAEIACFAIGLALLLKTSYFSFSYWILEMFLGLSLFRFFVILHECGHKALFSYKFMNTIAGTLISPLCIIPYICWRNIHYQHHKWVGVVDKDPTQAILLKLRENSKLTHNLFRIIWKTWFPISFFKLIFQVFWLYPLNEYKEKSYTNAKAGFVSLIAIILPHILVIGYLGVVKYLIIFTPMLLIYAVWFENMNFSQHVGLFPYLSIHHPKPIPLHKQDSISRTSEINPILAVLFCYNFNLHIEHHLFPAAPWYQLPKVKNCLESANNLDIDYKGVGFPDFVLQLRRQDPVDIYLKTLPPHEEK, from the coding sequence ATGTTAAAAGAAGACTATGTATTAATCGCTAAAAAATTAGCTAAAAGTGGTTCTTTGAGGGTAAATAACTTTTACGGAACTCTTACAATATTAGCAGAAATAGCTTGTTTTGCAATTGGCTTGGCTCTTTTGTTAAAAACTTCTTACTTTTCCTTTTCATACTGGATTTTAGAAATGTTTTTAGGACTATCACTTTTTCGTTTTTTTGTAATTCTTCATGAATGTGGACATAAAGCTTTATTTTCTTATAAATTCATGAATACTATTGCAGGTACATTAATTAGTCCTTTATGCATTATTCCTTATATTTGCTGGAGAAATATACATTATCAACATCATAAGTGGGTTGGTGTAGTAGATAAAGATCCAACACAGGCTATTCTTCTTAAATTGAGAGAAAATTCCAAATTGACCCATAACTTATTTCGTATTATTTGGAAAACCTGGTTTCCAATTTCATTTTTTAAATTAATTTTTCAAGTTTTTTGGTTATATCCTTTGAACGAGTATAAGGAAAAGAGCTATACCAATGCTAAGGCTGGATTTGTCTCATTGATTGCAATTATACTTCCCCATATTCTTGTGATTGGCTATTTGGGAGTAGTTAAATATCTAATCATATTTACTCCAATGTTGTTGATTTATGCCGTTTGGTTTGAGAATATGAATTTTTCTCAGCATGTTGGACTTTTTCCATACTTATCTATCCATCATCCTAAACCAATTCCACTGCACAAACAAGATTCTATCAGCCGAACCAGTGAGATAAATCCTATTCTTGCAGTTTTGTTTTGTTACAACTTTAATTTACATATAGAACATCATTTATTTCCAGCGGCACCTTGGTATCAACTACCAAAAGTAAAGAATTGCTTAGAATCAGCGAATAATTTAGACATAGATTACAAAGGAGTAGGTTTCCCCGATTTTGTATTACAATTACGTCGTCAAGATCCAGTTGATATTTATTTAAAAACTCTTCCACCTCATGAAGAAAAATAA
- a CDS encoding HNH endonuclease yields MCGEPLFNGEELNTHHIVPVAQGGQDGIENLQHLHHACHKQEHSKTKSTCLK; encoded by the coding sequence ATCTGTGGTGAACCTTTATTCAATGGAGAGGAATTAAACACCCATCACATAGTTCCCGTTGCTCAAGGTGGACAAGACGGCATTGAAAACCTACAGCACTTGCATCATGCTTGTCACAAACAGGAACATTCTAAAACCAAGTCAACTTGCTTGAAGTAA
- a CDS encoding alpha/beta fold hydrolase, whose product MSVQPVIFDTPFTYQTSPYWYCYYPFDIVARAERIRCSHFIQSTGVNLHIDVYERSEPNAPVFIFNHGGGGYSGLFVSLALAFYDLGYTVLLPDQKGQGRTSIEKVKGDFTLDEAAQNIADVAQWARHRYAGPIFMGGGSLGSGITYHAITKGAPVEAIATLQLYDFGDPKTALYLSRFNVLAGIPGVPWIIQFFIGLLEKLFPKLRIPYRPIARWHNMLDERDLSTGFFKKWSNDPYTLKSLTVHALASLFNSPAKQSMEYNQIPFLVINTMRDKMISPEVTIQSYERLAGPKKYVELDWGHFSLCPEFLQDFVTLADSWFRQYMPANYHT is encoded by the coding sequence ATGTCTGTACAGCCTGTAATCTTTGATACTCCATTTACATATCAAACATCTCCTTACTGGTATTGCTATTACCCCTTTGATATCGTGGCACGCGCCGAGCGTATCAGGTGCAGCCACTTTATCCAATCCACAGGAGTAAATCTCCACATAGATGTGTACGAACGTTCGGAACCAAATGCCCCAGTATTCATTTTTAACCACGGTGGTGGTGGCTATTCTGGTTTGTTTGTGAGCCTAGCCCTAGCTTTCTACGACTTAGGTTACACCGTGTTGCTTCCTGACCAAAAGGGACAAGGGCGTACTAGCATCGAAAAAGTCAAAGGTGACTTTACTTTAGACGAGGCAGCCCAAAATATTGCAGATGTAGCGCAATGGGCAAGGCATCGTTATGCTGGTCCTATTTTTATGGGCGGTGGCAGTCTAGGAAGTGGTATTACCTATCATGCCATTACCAAAGGAGCCCCTGTAGAAGCTATAGCAACTCTGCAACTTTACGATTTTGGTGACCCCAAAACAGCTTTATACCTTTCAAGATTTAATGTATTAGCAGGTATTCCAGGTGTACCTTGGATCATTCAGTTTTTCATTGGGTTGTTGGAGAAACTATTTCCAAAACTGCGAATTCCTTACCGTCCAATTGCTCGCTGGCATAATATGCTTGATGAGCGAGATCTTAGTACTGGCTTCTTCAAAAAGTGGTCTAATGACCCGTATACTTTAAAAAGTCTCACTGTCCATGCTTTGGCTAGCCTCTTCAACTCTCCTGCAAAACAGTCAATGGAATACAATCAGATTCCTTTTTTGGTTATCAATACTATGCGGGATAAAATGATTTCGCCCGAAGTCACAATTCAAAGTTATGAGCGTTTGGCCGGACCCAAAAAGTATGTGGAACTAGACTGGGGACATTTTTCACTTTGTCCAGAATTTTTGCAAGATTTTGTGACTCTTGCGGATAGCTGGTTCCGCCAGTACATGCCAGCCAATTACCACACATAG
- the devC gene encoding ABC transporter permease DevC has product MFRRNTPLAWLQLTRVKTRFIVALIGIAFADILMFMQLGFQDGLYDCNTIFHRNLEADIVMLSSQTIGIYYMESFPRPLLYDTLNYEGVESVNSTYVDVLAWKNPNTAQSYPILTYAFDPNKPILHLQGVEEHLDHLKQPDTVLFDITSRPEWGTNFMKKKLEKGESVYTEVNDRRINLAGLFTMGPSFAADANLITSDLNFLRIVKNRSPQQIDVGLINVKLGYNIQKLLEVLRKNLPQKDVKVMTKQEFVDLETKYWAESSPIGVIFGLGVIMGFTVGAVIVYQILYADVAEHLSEYATLKAMGYSHKYLLSLVFQEALILAFFGYLPGYIISLLLYDLTRAESFLPIFMTVNRGVNILILTVLMCFISGVIAVRKLKDADPADVF; this is encoded by the coding sequence ATGTTTCGACGGAATACGCCTTTGGCTTGGTTACAACTCACTAGAGTTAAAACTCGCTTCATTGTTGCTTTAATTGGCATTGCTTTTGCAGATATTCTCATGTTTATGCAGTTGGGATTTCAAGATGGCTTGTATGATTGCAATACAATTTTTCATAGAAATCTGGAAGCCGATATTGTGATGCTGAGTTCTCAAACAATTGGTATTTACTATATGGAAAGTTTTCCTAGACCGTTATTGTACGATACTTTGAACTATGAGGGAGTTGAATCAGTTAATTCGACGTATGTTGATGTTTTAGCATGGAAGAACCCTAATACTGCTCAGTCTTATCCCATATTAACTTATGCTTTTGACCCAAATAAACCTATTTTACATTTACAAGGAGTTGAAGAACATTTAGATCACTTAAAACAACCAGATACAGTTTTATTTGATATTACCTCACGTCCTGAATGGGGTACTAATTTTATGAAAAAGAAGCTAGAAAAAGGTGAATCTGTATATACTGAAGTTAATGATCGCAGAATTAATTTAGCTGGCTTATTTACTATGGGCCCGTCTTTTGCAGCTGATGCTAATTTAATTACTAGTGATTTAAATTTTCTTCGGATTGTTAAAAATCGCTCTCCTCAACAAATAGACGTAGGATTAATTAATGTTAAACTCGGTTATAATATCCAAAAACTTCTTGAAGTTTTAAGAAAAAATTTACCTCAAAAAGATGTGAAAGTTATGACCAAACAAGAATTTGTAGACTTAGAGACTAAATATTGGGCTGAAAGCAGCCCAATTGGGGTAATTTTTGGTTTGGGTGTTATTATGGGGTTTACTGTTGGTGCGGTTATTGTTTATCAAATTTTATATGCAGATGTTGCCGAGCATCTCAGCGAATATGCAACATTAAAAGCAATGGGTTATTCGCATAAATATTTATTGAGTCTTGTTTTTCAAGAAGCTTTAATTTTGGCATTCTTTGGTTATCTCCCTGGATATATTATTAGTTTATTGCTATACGACTTAACTAGAGCAGAATCATTTTTACCGATATTTATGACAGTAAATAGAGGAGTAAACATATTAATATTGACAGTGTTAATGTGCTTTATTTCTGGCGTTATTGCAGTGCGTAAGCTAAAAGATGCAGATCCAGCAGATGTATTTTAA